Proteins encoded together in one Papaver somniferum cultivar HN1 unplaced genomic scaffold, ASM357369v1 unplaced-scaffold_21, whole genome shotgun sequence window:
- the LOC113339704 gene encoding probable amidase At4g34880: MIDVYNQSLLAEADNTARTKAKRNISLLNMKKLDNDGFKSLMIKNELDASIIPEYGFSAVLAIGGHPGIVVPSGYKDDGMLIGISFSKLRGSEPKLIEIAYGFEQIILIRKPPPSIIFDKVRV, encoded by the coding sequence ATGATTGATGTCTATAATCAAAGTTTGCTGGCAGAAGCTGATAATACCGCTAGAACCAAGGCAAAGAGAAATATATCACTGCTGAATATGAAAAAACTTGACAATGATGGGTTCAAGAGTTTGATGATTAAGAATGAGTTGGATGCGTCCATCATTCCAGAATATGGGTTTTCTGCTGTACTCGCGATAGGTGGACACCCTGGAATTGTTGTTCCATCTGGGTATAAGGATGATGGAATGCTTATTGGAATAAGTTTCAGTAAATTAAGAGGTTCAGAACCAAAGCTGATCGAAATTGCTTATGGGTTCGAGCAGATTATACTGATTAGGAAACCGCCTCCCTCAATAATATTTGACAAGGTCCGAGTGTAG
- the LOC113339705 gene encoding probable amidase At4g34880, with protein sequence MIDVYNQSLLAEADNTARTKEKRNISLLNMKKLDNDGFKSLMIKNELDASIIPKYGFSAVLAIGGHPGIVVPSGYKDDGMLIGISFSGLRGSEPKLIEIAYGFEQIILIRKPPPSIIFDKVRV encoded by the coding sequence ATGATTGATGTCTATAATCAAAGTTTGCTGGCAGAAGCTGATAATACCGCTAGAACCAAGGAAAAGAGAAATATATCACTGCTGAATATGAAAAAACTTGACAATGATGGGTTCAAGAGTTTGATGATTAAGAATGAGTTGGATGCATCCATCATTCCAAAATATGGGTTTTCTGCTGTACTCGCGATAGGTGGACACCCTGGAATTGTTGTTCCATCTGGGTATAAGGATGATGGAATGCTTATTGGAATAAGTTTCAGTGGATTAAGAGGTTCAGAACCAAAGCTGATCGAAATTGCTTATGGGTTCGAGCAGATTATACTGATTAGGAAACCGCCTCCCTCAATAATATTTGACAAGGTCCGAGTGTAG